Proteins encoded within one genomic window of Methanoregula sp. UBA64:
- the ablB gene encoding putative beta-lysine N-acetyltransferase, with protein MRPADTIEIIGKSKVQHGHFNNRAYVMRLDPEDIPGIIPRLGALAEKNGYTKIVIRVPYESKDPFLSAGYVPEADVPGFYNGTGTALFMGKYLVPGRAATCNPELTADVLATARAHYSAGYRAHLQRAYTLVEAGPDDAGMISSLYRETFESYPFPVFDPGFIKTTMEENVRYFCILHGGVIVAVGSCDTDTAHKNAEMTDFATDLGYRGQGLAGCLLEAMEEFLKRQGILLAYTIARATSYPMNVTFARAGYACAGTLANNTNICGTLESMNIWYKRLVTGA; from the coding sequence ATGAGACCCGCGGACACGATAGAAATTATCGGGAAGAGTAAAGTCCAGCACGGCCATTTCAACAACCGGGCCTACGTGATGCGCCTTGACCCGGAAGATATCCCCGGGATCATCCCGCGCCTGGGAGCCCTTGCGGAAAAAAACGGGTACACGAAGATCGTGATCCGGGTCCCGTACGAATCAAAAGATCCCTTTTTATCGGCAGGCTATGTCCCCGAAGCCGATGTCCCCGGGTTCTACAACGGTACCGGTACCGCACTCTTCATGGGAAAGTACCTCGTGCCGGGCCGGGCAGCAACATGCAACCCGGAACTCACGGCCGATGTCCTTGCCACCGCCAGGGCGCATTATAGCGCCGGCTACCGGGCGCACCTCCAGCGGGCGTACACGCTCGTGGAGGCCGGGCCTGACGATGCCGGGATGATTTCGAGTTTATACCGCGAGACGTTCGAGAGTTACCCGTTCCCGGTCTTTGATCCGGGATTTATCAAAACAACCATGGAGGAGAATGTCCGGTACTTCTGTATCCTGCACGGGGGGGTGATCGTAGCAGTGGGCTCCTGCGACACCGATACCGCACATAAAAATGCCGAGATGACCGATTTCGCAACCGATCTCGGGTACCGGGGACAGGGCCTTGCCGGCTGCCTGCTTGAGGCTATGGAGGAATTCCTGAAACGACAGGGCATTCTCCTTGCCTACACAATCGCGCGGGCAACGTCCTACCCGATGAACGTGACATTTGCCCGCGCCGGGTACGCCTGTGCCGGCACGCTTGCAAACAACACCAATATCTGCGGGACGCTGGAGAGCATGAATATCTGGTATAAACGGCTGGTGACGGGCGCATGA
- a CDS encoding cation:proton antiporter: protein MDAAVTVLFLGILIILGNVLSRVFTVTKIPDVLFLIALGIVIGPLLGLVEPSAFGVVGPIFAEVTLAIILFEGGLHITIETLKKAITGTMAITVANFFVVTAISIVIMQYYAGFTLLESCMLGAILGGTSSAVVIPFTNYLNIGKDAKAILALESAISDVVCIIVLLALLDVYKVQDFNIGHVTGNLIASFLIAIIIGVVAGIWWSSVYHKLVNIKSIFITPAFVFIVFGLVSLLGFSGAIAALALGVTFGNLNYFKAEKVLPFLGNDITQVELTPVEMEFFSQLVSLLKTFFFIYIGLSIHFSNMTVIYLGALLTVAVYLARIVIVWCTIPRNIPASDASFIAVMEPKGLAAAVLASMPLNAGIAAGQTIQDVTYIVIFFSILACSVLIFLLEKTPFSRAYRKLFWAFGKEQKETP from the coding sequence ATGGATGCAGCGGTAACTGTTCTCTTCCTTGGCATACTCATCATCCTCGGGAACGTTCTCTCCCGTGTCTTCACGGTAACAAAGATCCCCGACGTGCTGTTCCTGATCGCGCTCGGGATCGTTATCGGCCCGCTGCTCGGTCTTGTGGAGCCCTCGGCATTCGGGGTCGTGGGCCCGATATTTGCCGAGGTCACGCTTGCTATCATCCTCTTTGAGGGCGGTCTCCATATCACGATAGAGACGCTCAAAAAAGCCATCACCGGGACCATGGCAATCACGGTTGCCAATTTTTTTGTTGTCACCGCGATCAGCATCGTGATCATGCAGTACTATGCGGGCTTTACGCTCCTTGAGTCCTGCATGCTCGGCGCAATCCTCGGCGGGACCTCGTCCGCAGTCGTGATCCCGTTCACCAACTACCTCAATATAGGAAAAGACGCAAAAGCCATCCTTGCCCTCGAATCCGCCATCAGCGACGTGGTCTGCATCATTGTCCTGCTCGCCCTGCTCGATGTGTACAAGGTCCAGGACTTCAATATCGGCCATGTGACCGGCAACCTGATTGCCTCGTTCCTGATCGCGATCATCATAGGGGTTGTCGCCGGCATCTGGTGGTCTTCGGTCTACCACAAACTCGTAAACATCAAGAGCATATTTATCACGCCGGCGTTTGTCTTCATCGTCTTTGGCCTGGTAAGCCTGCTCGGGTTCTCCGGCGCGATCGCAGCCCTTGCGCTCGGTGTGACCTTCGGGAACCTGAACTATTTCAAGGCAGAAAAAGTCCTGCCGTTTTTGGGTAACGATATCACGCAGGTAGAACTCACGCCCGTAGAAATGGAATTCTTCTCCCAGCTGGTCTCGCTCTTAAAGACCTTCTTTTTCATCTATATCGGGCTCTCGATCCACTTCTCCAACATGACCGTGATCTACCTGGGGGCGCTCCTCACCGTAGCAGTCTATCTTGCCCGGATCGTGATCGTCTGGTGTACCATCCCGCGGAATATCCCGGCATCCGATGCCTCGTTCATTGCCGTGATGGAACCAAAGGGGCTTGCTGCCGCGGTCCTCGCGTCCATGCCGCTCAATGCGGGAATTGCCGCAGGCCAGACCATCCAGGACGTGACATATATTGTGATCTTCTTCTCGATCCTTGCCTGCTCGGTCCTGATCTTCCTCCTGGAAAAGACACCGTTCTCCCGGGCGTACCGGAAACTCTTCTGGGCGTTTGGGAAAGAGCAGAAGGAAACCCCGTAA
- a CDS encoding YkgJ family cysteine cluster protein: MAAAPGVPIPYRIIALMQEQNRLFAFPAEALAAEIKTTGFSCTLCGACCTRAVNRHVFLLDRDVEAVRAIDPGAYRPAPDPEFCDESGTLYDSGYALVMDGSGACRFLENNRCRIYGNRFFVCRIYPHMLRKEAGESKDPGWCMFARRNDHGAYGTDIPDETCMALAREVLEYENGFLSQQIAFLEAVHEYFTAHDLCHDPAKHRESVQRMRDGLPVSVKVFHAGELEDWQTG, translated from the coding sequence ATGGCGGCAGCCCCGGGGGTCCCCATACCTTACCGGATCATTGCCCTGATGCAGGAACAGAACCGGCTCTTTGCGTTCCCGGCCGAAGCGCTCGCAGCAGAGATCAAAACAACCGGGTTCTCCTGCACGCTCTGCGGGGCCTGCTGCACCCGGGCGGTCAACCGCCATGTCTTCCTGCTGGACCGCGACGTGGAGGCAGTGCGGGCGATCGATCCCGGCGCGTACCGCCCCGCCCCGGACCCGGAGTTCTGCGATGAGAGCGGCACGCTCTACGATTCCGGGTACGCCCTTGTTATGGACGGCAGCGGGGCCTGCCGGTTCCTCGAAAACAACCGCTGCCGGATCTACGGGAACCGGTTCTTTGTCTGCCGGATCTACCCGCACATGCTGCGGAAGGAAGCGGGAGAATCAAAAGATCCCGGCTGGTGCATGTTTGCCCGGAGAAACGATCACGGGGCGTACGGCACGGATATCCCTGACGAGACCTGCATGGCCCTCGCCCGCGAGGTCCTCGAATACGAGAACGGGTTCCTCTCCCAGCAGATCGCATTTTTAGAGGCCGTACACGAGTACTTCACCGCCCACGACCTCTGCCACGACCCGGCAAAGCACCGCGAAAGCGTACAGCGGATGCGGGACGGTCTCCCGGTGTCGGTAAAAGTATTCCATGCCGGCGAACTCGAAGACTGGCAGACCGGGTGA
- a CDS encoding plasma-membrane proton-efflux P-type ATPase, whose translation MTAQDHPEKKPAPELPDNPAGLSTKEAARLREQYGPNDIPDEKKHPLRAFLAYFWGPIPWMIEAAAIISAAIAHWEDFFVILLLLMINAVVGFFQEKKAENAIELLKQRLAPNARVLRDGTWQDIPAKELVLGDRIHIRLGDIVPADARLAAGNYLLLDESALTGESLPVEKKAGETVYSGAIVRQGEMDAQVTATGSATFFGRTTRLLAAKPPRSHFQAAVQKIGNYLIILAVVLVSIVFLVALLRAESLPDTLQFALILVVAAIPAALPAVLTVTLAVGAVALARKEAIVSRLSAIEELAGMDILCSDKTGTITQNAISIGGIETFPGVSEAEVLAAAAFASRKESDDPIDKAVLARYAVQPAADGTVTAFVPFDPVSKFSKAAVQDGSGRTFETAKGAPQAIAALAGTGGDNRAVLDAWVEGFARKGFRALGVARTGPDGRWQYLGVIGLFDPPREDSAATIAQAGKLGVGVKMVTGDHVAIAQEIAGQVGMGKNVLPRTGLPDGDGPEALARMEQADGFAQVLPEDKFRIVKVLQGDSHIVGMTGDGVNDAPALREADAGIAVAGATDAAKSAADIVLTKPGLSVIIDAIERSREIFRRMENYAVYRIAETVRVLIFLTLCIVLLNFYPVTALMLVVLAILNDLPIMMIAFDNAPVANKPVRWQMDRILTIASILGILGVVSSFLLLWLSREYFHLDPGVIQTLIFLKLAVAGHMTIYLARTGKQHFWERPYPSLSLFGAAELTQVAATVIAVYGLFMTPLGWTLALIVWVYALAFFVINDQVKVWLFKKIHPYS comes from the coding sequence ATGACCGCCCAGGACCATCCTGAGAAAAAACCGGCGCCGGAACTGCCGGACAACCCGGCCGGCCTCTCCACAAAAGAGGCAGCCCGGCTCCGGGAGCAGTACGGGCCAAACGATATTCCTGATGAAAAAAAGCACCCGCTCCGTGCATTTTTAGCCTATTTCTGGGGACCGATCCCGTGGATGATTGAGGCAGCGGCAATTATCTCGGCCGCGATTGCGCACTGGGAAGATTTTTTTGTCATCCTGCTGCTGCTCATGATAAACGCGGTAGTCGGGTTTTTCCAGGAGAAGAAAGCCGAGAACGCGATCGAGCTCTTAAAACAGCGGCTCGCTCCCAATGCCCGCGTCCTCCGCGACGGGACGTGGCAGGACATCCCGGCAAAGGAGCTCGTGCTCGGCGACCGGATCCACATCCGGCTCGGCGACATTGTGCCGGCCGATGCCCGGCTCGCTGCCGGAAATTACCTGCTTCTGGACGAATCGGCGCTGACCGGCGAATCGCTGCCGGTTGAAAAGAAGGCCGGGGAGACGGTATATTCGGGCGCAATCGTCCGCCAGGGCGAGATGGACGCACAGGTTACCGCGACCGGGTCTGCCACGTTCTTTGGCCGGACCACCCGGCTGCTTGCGGCAAAACCGCCGAGGAGCCATTTCCAGGCCGCGGTCCAGAAGATCGGGAATTACCTCATCATCCTCGCGGTCGTGCTCGTGAGCATTGTGTTTCTCGTCGCCCTTCTCCGGGCCGAGTCCCTGCCGGACACCCTCCAGTTCGCGCTGATCCTCGTGGTCGCCGCGATCCCGGCGGCACTCCCCGCAGTCCTCACGGTCACGCTCGCGGTCGGGGCCGTTGCGCTTGCCAGAAAAGAGGCGATCGTGAGCCGGCTCTCTGCCATCGAGGAGCTGGCCGGCATGGATATCCTCTGCTCCGACAAGACCGGGACGATAACGCAGAACGCGATCAGCATCGGCGGGATCGAAACATTTCCCGGGGTTTCTGAAGCGGAGGTTCTCGCGGCCGCGGCCTTTGCCTCGCGAAAGGAGAGCGACGACCCGATCGATAAGGCGGTACTGGCCCGGTACGCCGTACAGCCGGCAGCGGATGGCACGGTTACGGCCTTTGTCCCGTTTGACCCGGTCAGTAAGTTTTCAAAAGCTGCCGTGCAGGACGGCTCAGGCCGTACGTTTGAAACGGCCAAAGGGGCCCCTCAGGCAATTGCCGCCCTTGCCGGGACGGGAGGGGACAACCGTGCAGTCCTCGATGCATGGGTCGAAGGGTTTGCACGGAAAGGGTTCCGGGCGCTCGGGGTTGCCCGGACCGGCCCTGACGGGAGATGGCAGTACCTCGGCGTGATCGGCCTTTTTGACCCGCCGCGCGAGGATTCGGCGGCCACAATAGCCCAGGCCGGAAAACTCGGCGTCGGCGTGAAGATGGTGACCGGGGACCATGTCGCCATTGCGCAGGAGATCGCCGGGCAGGTGGGGATGGGGAAAAATGTCCTGCCCCGCACGGGACTTCCTGACGGGGACGGCCCTGAAGCGCTCGCCCGGATGGAACAAGCCGATGGTTTTGCGCAGGTGCTCCCCGAGGACAAGTTCCGGATCGTCAAAGTTCTCCAGGGCGACAGCCACATTGTCGGGATGACCGGCGACGGCGTGAACGATGCCCCGGCCCTCCGCGAGGCCGATGCCGGGATCGCGGTCGCCGGCGCTACCGATGCGGCAAAATCCGCAGCCGATATCGTGCTCACAAAACCCGGGCTCTCGGTCATCATCGATGCAATCGAACGGAGCCGGGAGATCTTCCGGCGCATGGAGAATTACGCGGTGTACCGGATCGCAGAGACGGTCCGGGTCCTGATCTTTTTGACCCTCTGCATCGTGCTGTTGAATTTCTACCCGGTCACCGCGCTCATGCTCGTCGTGCTCGCGATCTTAAACGACCTGCCCATCATGATGATCGCGTTTGACAATGCACCGGTCGCGAACAAGCCCGTGCGCTGGCAGATGGACCGGATCTTAACCATTGCCAGTATCCTCGGCATCCTCGGGGTAGTATCGAGTTTTCTGCTCCTCTGGCTCTCCCGCGAGTACTTCCACCTCGACCCGGGGGTCATCCAGACGCTCATTTTCCTAAAACTCGCCGTTGCCGGCCACATGACGATCTACCTTGCCCGGACCGGAAAGCAGCACTTCTGGGAGCGCCCGTACCCGTCACTTTCCCTCTTTGGCGCTGCCGAGCTCACGCAGGTTGCCGCGACCGTGATAGCCGTGTATGGGCTTTTCATGACGCCGCTCGGGTGGACGCTTGCGCTTATCGTCTGGGTGTACGCGCTTGCATTCTTTGTCATCAACGACCAGGTCAAGGTCTGGCTGTTTAAGAAGATCCACCCGTACTCGTAA
- a CDS encoding KamA family radical SAM protein: MNPRYLTSVAELDNRVGLTAKERKEMESVTELYPFRANEYYLSLIDWKDGNDPLRRIVVPDIRELDRGGCADPSSEKDYTKKPGLQHKYDQTGLLLLTDTCAGICRFCFRKRLFMSCKRETVRDVSDNIEYIREHKEITNILLTGGDPLMLETRRLEPVLKELREIEHVNIIRIGSKMLAYNPYRILNDPELLSVLARYSTPAKRIYLMAHFNHPKELTPVSVQAAESLRNAGVVVVNQTPILAGVNDDPHTLTGLFRKVSFAGISPYYVFQCRPTTGNAAFTVPVERSYDCIQKSWQTCSGLAKRARFVMSHATGKIEVVGKTASHIFMRYHQAADPAAVGKFMVFKTNPLARWFDDYHHPLSDFEPKKLWLF; encoded by the coding sequence ATGAACCCACGGTATCTTACTTCAGTGGCCGAACTCGACAACAGGGTCGGCCTCACGGCAAAGGAGCGAAAGGAGATGGAGTCGGTGACAGAGCTCTATCCCTTCCGGGCAAACGAGTACTATCTCTCGCTTATCGACTGGAAGGACGGCAACGACCCCCTGCGCAGGATCGTGGTTCCCGACATCCGGGAACTCGACCGCGGGGGGTGCGCCGATCCCTCCTCGGAAAAGGATTACACGAAAAAACCCGGCCTGCAGCACAAGTACGACCAGACCGGCCTGTTGCTTCTTACCGACACCTGTGCCGGCATCTGCCGGTTCTGTTTCCGCAAGCGCCTCTTTATGTCCTGCAAACGCGAGACCGTGCGGGACGTGTCGGACAATATCGAATACATCAGGGAGCACAAGGAGATCACCAATATCCTCCTGACCGGCGGCGACCCGCTCATGCTCGAAACACGCCGGCTCGAACCGGTGCTAAAAGAGCTCCGCGAGATCGAGCATGTCAACATCATCCGGATCGGGAGCAAGATGCTCGCGTACAACCCGTACCGCATCCTCAACGACCCCGAGCTCCTGTCGGTCCTTGCCCGGTACAGCACCCCGGCAAAACGGATCTATCTCATGGCGCACTTCAACCATCCAAAGGAACTTACCCCGGTCTCGGTCCAGGCCGCAGAATCCTTACGAAACGCCGGCGTGGTCGTGGTGAACCAGACGCCGATCCTTGCCGGGGTAAACGACGACCCGCATACCCTGACGGGACTGTTCCGGAAGGTCTCGTTTGCCGGCATCTCGCCATACTATGTCTTCCAGTGCCGGCCGACAACCGGTAATGCGGCCTTTACCGTCCCGGTGGAGCGGTCGTACGACTGCATCCAGAAATCCTGGCAGACCTGCTCGGGGCTTGCAAAGCGGGCGCGGTTTGTCATGTCCCATGCCACGGGAAAGATCGAGGTGGTGGGAAAGACCGCGTCCCACATCTTCATGCGCTACCACCAGGCGGCCGATCCCGCGGCGGTCGGGAAGTTCATGGTCTTTAAGACCAACCCGCTCGCCCGCTGGTTCGACGATTACCACCACCCGCTCTCCGACTTCGAGCCAAAGAAGCTCTGGCTGTTCTAA
- a CDS encoding chloride channel protein, giving the protein MAFSLPVGITPTKRVILIAFVVGIIAGFGALLFFEGLKIGTAFFMGYLLQYTYPQEGQTVAAISQWSGPQALWLLLPIMIIGSLLTGILVTKLAPEAEGHGTDAAIKAFHGEGRIRKRVPVVKAVTSILTISTGGSAGREGPSAQISAGFGSMVADMLGLSEKERRIALTTGIGAGIGTIFKAPFGGAVLAAEVLYTRDFESDAIIPAFLASVIGYAIFGFFEGYAPIFSLGAIAWTVVQIPLFALLGVFCAAFGLLYIWLFYGSRDAFSAFFAKHRLPAYLKPVSGAVILCLIVLALALVSPDLETLGLASLGSSYGFDQLMFYSMLPLVVVLLLPFLKIVATSLTLGSGGSGGVFAPGLTIGASVGASLGLVLHLFFPALVPVETIPVFVVVGMIALFGAVANAPIAVLIMVVEMVGSITILIPAMAAVGVSQLLKGEKTIFRQQVPTKAQSGAHRGEYDRDVLSRLAVRDAMVKKDAVIAFSPQDGPAVVRSVIAETGHTGFPVLENGRLVGVITHRDVQGAGKAPGECPVLRRLMTAPPVVVHPGDTLEDALALMVGRDFDHLPVAEDGTTDLLAGFITRTDILRAYARENHAASCDTGKPGPVKKEFS; this is encoded by the coding sequence ATGGCATTTTCGCTTCCCGTCGGGATTACCCCTACCAAACGCGTGATTCTGATCGCGTTTGTGGTCGGGATCATTGCCGGTTTCGGCGCGCTCCTCTTCTTTGAAGGGCTCAAAATCGGCACGGCCTTTTTCATGGGCTACCTGCTCCAGTATACGTACCCTCAGGAAGGCCAGACGGTGGCTGCGATCAGCCAGTGGTCCGGGCCCCAGGCGCTCTGGCTCCTTCTTCCGATCATGATCATCGGGAGCCTCCTTACCGGTATTCTTGTCACAAAGCTTGCGCCTGAAGCAGAAGGGCATGGGACCGATGCGGCGATCAAGGCGTTCCACGGCGAGGGCAGGATCCGGAAACGGGTGCCGGTGGTAAAAGCAGTCACCTCGATCCTCACGATCTCGACCGGCGGGAGCGCCGGCCGCGAGGGACCGTCGGCCCAGATCTCGGCGGGATTCGGGTCGATGGTGGCGGACATGCTCGGCCTTTCCGAGAAGGAGCGGCGGATCGCGCTCACCACCGGCATCGGGGCCGGTATCGGCACGATCTTCAAGGCACCCTTTGGCGGCGCCGTGCTCGCGGCCGAAGTCCTTTACACCCGGGACTTCGAGTCCGATGCGATCATCCCGGCGTTCCTTGCATCGGTGATCGGCTATGCGATCTTCGGCTTTTTCGAGGGCTATGCCCCCATCTTCTCGCTTGGCGCCATTGCGTGGACGGTCGTGCAGATCCCGCTCTTTGCCCTCCTCGGCGTATTCTGCGCTGCGTTCGGCCTGCTCTATATCTGGCTCTTCTACGGGAGCAGGGACGCGTTTTCTGCATTCTTTGCAAAGCACCGCCTGCCGGCATACTTAAAGCCGGTCTCGGGCGCAGTCATCCTTTGCCTTATTGTCCTCGCCCTTGCGCTCGTCTCCCCGGACCTGGAGACGCTCGGCCTTGCCTCTCTCGGGTCGAGCTACGGCTTTGACCAGCTGATGTTTTATTCCATGCTCCCGCTCGTGGTTGTCCTGCTCCTGCCGTTTTTGAAGATCGTGGCGACTTCGCTCACGCTCGGGAGCGGCGGGAGCGGGGGCGTCTTTGCCCCGGGGCTTACCATCGGTGCCTCGGTCGGGGCGTCGCTTGGCCTTGTGCTCCACCTGTTCTTCCCGGCCCTTGTCCCGGTCGAGACCATCCCGGTCTTTGTGGTTGTCGGGATGATCGCCCTCTTTGGCGCGGTTGCAAACGCCCCGATCGCCGTCCTTATCATGGTCGTCGAGATGGTGGGGAGCATCACGATCCTCATCCCCGCGATGGCGGCGGTAGGGGTCTCGCAACTGCTTAAAGGGGAAAAGACGATCTTCCGGCAGCAGGTGCCCACCAAGGCGCAGTCGGGGGCCCACCGGGGAGAGTACGACCGCGACGTCCTCTCGCGGCTCGCGGTACGGGACGCGATGGTCAAAAAGGACGCGGTCATCGCGTTCTCGCCCCAGGATGGGCCGGCCGTCGTCCGGAGCGTGATTGCAGAGACCGGCCACACGGGATTTCCGGTTCTTGAGAACGGCCGGCTGGTCGGGGTCATCACTCATCGCGACGTTCAGGGCGCGGGAAAGGCGCCGGGTGAGTGCCCGGTCCTGCGCCGGCTTATGACCGCTCCGCCGGTTGTCGTGCACCCCGGCGATACGCTCGAAGATGCCCTTGCCCTTATGGTGGGCCGCGACTTCGACCACCTGCCGGTGGCAGAGGACGGCACGACCGATCTGCTCGCCGGGTTTATCACCCGGACCGATATCCTGCGGGCGTATGCCCGGGAGAATCATGCGGCATCCTGTGATACCGGAAAACCCGGGCCGGTAAAAAAAGAATTTTCTTAA
- a CDS encoding mechanosensitive ion channel family protein, which produces MIDPGYFHAAVTVLAGLILAGAAHFVVRWLKKKADTTDTQLDNILLEAIGGPLVVCIVAVSVYAALTRFDVVPEALSWLITDQVITAVFILLGAWICSVFSYNFIRTYGTVIAARTQTDLDDRLLPVLEIAAKYLIWFVAFLLILATFNVDITPFLAGAGIAGIAVALAAQDLLSNFFGGAIITMDKPFIVGDRIRFDEYFGDIVSIGPRSTRLKTLDNQIVTIPNSKITTNIVVNYAQPDPRLKVRIPFSVAYGSKMPRIKEMLLEIAREAQEKTPWVLADPAPSVYFLEFGESGLNGQLLLWTSNYDNSWDVQDYMNSRIDERFQEEGIEIPYKQVDIHLRTEGEKKPGAV; this is translated from the coding sequence ATGATCGATCCCGGGTATTTCCATGCGGCAGTCACGGTGCTTGCCGGCCTCATCCTTGCCGGGGCCGCCCATTTCGTGGTCCGCTGGCTCAAAAAGAAGGCCGATACGACCGACACGCAGCTCGACAATATCCTGCTCGAAGCAATCGGCGGGCCGCTCGTGGTATGTATCGTCGCAGTTTCCGTGTATGCAGCCCTGACCCGGTTCGATGTCGTCCCCGAAGCGCTCAGCTGGCTTATTACCGACCAGGTGATCACGGCGGTCTTCATCCTGCTCGGGGCCTGGATCTGTTCGGTCTTCTCCTATAACTTCATCCGGACCTACGGGACCGTCATCGCCGCGAGGACCCAGACCGATCTTGACGACCGGCTCCTCCCGGTCCTCGAAATTGCGGCCAAATACCTGATCTGGTTTGTCGCGTTTTTACTCATCCTTGCAACGTTTAACGTCGATATAACACCTTTCCTGGCAGGCGCGGGGATTGCCGGCATCGCCGTTGCGCTCGCCGCGCAGGACCTCCTGTCCAACTTCTTTGGCGGCGCGATCATCACCATGGACAAGCCGTTTATCGTGGGCGACCGGATCAGGTTCGATGAATATTTCGGGGATATCGTGAGTATCGGGCCGCGGAGCACGCGCCTCAAAACGCTCGACAACCAGATTGTCACCATCCCCAACTCGAAGATCACCACAAACATTGTCGTCAACTATGCGCAGCCGGATCCCAGGCTCAAGGTGCGGATCCCGTTCTCGGTTGCGTACGGATCGAAGATGCCCCGCATCAAGGAGATGCTCCTTGAGATCGCCCGCGAAGCGCAGGAGAAGACTCCCTGGGTGCTTGCCGATCCGGCACCATCGGTCTACTTCCTCGAATTCGGCGAATCGGGCTTAAACGGCCAGCTCCTTCTCTGGACCAGCAACTACGACAATTCCTGGGACGTCCAGGACTACATGAACTCGCGGATCGACGAACGGTTCCAGGAGGAAGGGATCGAGATCCCGTATAAACAGGTCGACATCCACCTGCGGACTGAGGGCGAGAAAAAACCGGGGGCCGTGTAA
- the ablA gene encoding lysine 2,3-aminomutase, protein MTSSSSGTETGTWQDPGDPARRRSLRELGGQVTGSLRDLASVLRGYSRGAERPIDTETIRQTREPGDFPDYWKDWRWQVRHAVRDPDTVSRLLGITFLPEEQEQIKQTIEKFPLCITPYYLSLIDTGDYKNDPIFRQAFPSPAELIVENYELSDPLSEEKDSPCPCITHRYPDRVLFLVSNTCAMYCRHCTRKRKVGDKDSIPDRDEILAGIRYIKNTPQIRDVLLSGGDPFMLSDEYLDWILSELRAIPHVEVIRIGTRVPVVLPYRVTDNLVEVLKKHHPVWVNTQFNHPKEMTDSARAALAKLADAGIPLGNQSVLLAGINDCPRIMKALVHELVKNRVRPYYLYQCDLSEGISHFRTPVSKGIEIMENLVGHTSGFAVPRYVIDAPGGGGKIPIFPNYLLTWSVHKVVLRNYEGMICTYQEPANYERIFCNGDCDACRLQLNTSRADESKLVGVAKLLADYDETTTLVPENTDRMERRQE, encoded by the coding sequence ATGACATCCTCATCATCCGGCACAGAGACCGGCACCTGGCAGGACCCGGGCGATCCTGCACGTAGGCGGTCCCTCAGGGAACTTGGCGGCCAGGTCACCGGTTCCCTGAGGGACCTTGCATCCGTGCTCCGGGGGTATTCCCGCGGGGCAGAACGCCCGATAGACACAGAGACGATCCGGCAGACCCGCGAACCCGGGGATTTTCCCGATTACTGGAAGGACTGGCGCTGGCAGGTCCGGCATGCAGTCCGCGATCCGGACACCGTCTCCCGCCTGCTCGGGATCACGTTTCTGCCAGAGGAGCAAGAGCAGATCAAACAGACCATAGAAAAGTTCCCGCTCTGCATCACGCCGTATTACCTCTCGCTTATCGATACCGGCGATTACAAAAACGATCCCATTTTCAGGCAGGCGTTTCCCTCGCCCGCCGAACTCATCGTGGAAAACTACGAGCTTTCCGACCCGCTCTCCGAAGAAAAAGACAGCCCCTGCCCCTGCATCACGCACCGGTACCCGGACCGGGTTCTCTTTTTGGTGAGCAATACCTGCGCAATGTACTGCCGGCACTGCACGAGAAAGCGCAAGGTGGGCGATAAGGACTCGATCCCGGACCGGGATGAGATCCTCGCAGGAATCAGGTACATAAAAAACACGCCGCAGATCCGCGACGTGCTCCTCTCGGGGGGCGACCCGTTCATGCTTTCGGACGAATACCTCGACTGGATCCTCTCCGAACTGCGGGCAATCCCGCATGTGGAAGTAATCCGGATCGGGACCCGAGTACCGGTCGTTCTGCCGTACCGGGTGACCGATAATCTTGTTGAGGTCTTAAAAAAGCACCACCCGGTCTGGGTGAACACGCAGTTCAACCACCCAAAGGAGATGACGGATTCTGCCCGCGCCGCGCTTGCAAAACTTGCCGATGCCGGGATTCCTCTCGGGAACCAGTCGGTGCTCCTTGCGGGGATTAACGACTGTCCCCGGATCATGAAGGCGCTCGTTCACGAGCTTGTAAAAAACCGGGTCCGGCCCTACTACCTGTACCAGTGCGACCTCTCCGAGGGTATCAGCCATTTCAGGACGCCGGTCTCAAAAGGCATCGAGATCATGGAAAATCTCGTAGGCCACACGAGCGGTTTTGCCGTCCCGCGCTATGTGATCGATGCCCCGGGCGGGGGCGGGAAGATCCCCATCTTCCCCAACTATCTCTTAACCTGGTCGGTCCACAAGGTGGTGCTCCGCAACTACGAGGGCATGATCTGTACGTACCAGGAGCCGGCCAACTATGAACGGATCTTCTGCAACGGGGACTGCGATGCCTGCAGGCTCCAGCTCAACACCAGCCGGGCGGACGAATCAAAACTCGTCGGCGTGGCAAAACTGCTCGCAGACTACGATGAAACCACCACGCTTGTCCCCGAGAACACCGACCGGATGGAACGGAGGCAGGAATGA